TGAACGTCGATGCGCTCAAAGGCAAGCCGGTGCCCAAATCGTGGGCCGACCTGCTCAAGCCCGACTACAAGGGCCTGATCGGCTACCTCGACCCGGCCTCGGCCTTCGTGGGCTACGTGGGCGCAGTGGCGGTCAACCAGGCCCGCGGCGGCTCCATGGACAACTTCGCCCCCGGCATCGACTACTTCAAGGCACTGCAGAAGAACGAGCCCATCGTGCCCAAGCAGACGGCCTACGCCCGCGTGCTGTCGGGTGAGATCGCCATCTTGCTGGACTACGACTTCAACGCCTACCGCGCCAAGTACAAGGACCAGGCCAACGTGCAGTTCGTAATCCCTGCGGAAGGCACCGTGGTCGTGCCTTACGTGATGAGCCTGGTGGCCAATGCCCCGCATGCGGCAGATGCCAGGAAGGTGCTGGACTTCGTGCTGTCCGACGAAGGCCAGGCGTTGTGGGCCAACGCCTACCTGCGCCCGGTGCGCGCCAATGCCATGCCCAAGGAAGTGCAGGCCCGCTTCCTGCCGGCCAGCGACTACGCGCGCGCCAAGACCGTGGACTACGGCCGCATGGCGGCTGCGCAGAAGGCGTTCTCCGATCGCTATCTGAAGGAAGTGCAGTAACGCCATGGGCCACGGTGGTTCCGCTCCGTCGCGCCCGGTGCTGCTGGCGTGCGCCGCGCCTGCCGTGGCGTTCTTTGCGGCGTTCTGGCTGCTGCCCGTCGCCCTGCTGCTGGCCCTGCCGGCGGCCAAGGGCTGGGACACCTACTTCGCGGTGCTGACCCATGCGCGCTATCTGCAGAGCCTGCTGCAGACGCTGGGACTGTCGCTCGCCGTCACGCTGGCCACGCTGGTGCTGGGTGCGCTGGTGGGCATCACGCTGGCGCGCCAGCGCTTTCATGTCCGTGCGCTGCTGCTGTCGCTGCTGACGCTGCCGCTGTCGTTCCCCGGCGTGATCGTCGGCTTTTTCATGATCCTGCTGGGCGGTCGGCAGGGGCTGGTGGCCGACCTGTCGGAGGCGCTGGGCGCCGGCCGCACCACGTTCGCCTATGGGCTCACCGGCCTGTTCCTGGCGTATCTGTATTTCTCGCTGCCGCGGGCCATCGCCACCTACACGGCGGCAGCCGGCAGCATGGATGCGCAGCTGGAAGAAGCGGCCCGCTCCCTGGGTGCCTCGCGCTGGCGCGTGGCGCGCGATGTGTGGGTGCCCGAACTGGCGGCCACGACGCTGGCCTGCGGCGCGATCGTCTTCGCCACGGCCATGGGCGCGTTCGGCACGGCGTTCACGCTGTCAGCCAAGTTCGAGGTGCTGCCCATCACCATCTACAACGAGTTCACCAACTATGCCAACTTCGCGCTGGCCGCCAGCCTGTCGATCACGCTCGGGCTGATCACCTGGATGGTGCTGTGGGTGTCGCGCCGCGTGTCCGGCACCACCGCTTTCTGAAGGAGCCGAAACCATGCGAAACGCAAGACAGGCCCCGGCGCTGCTGATGGCGCTGACCGCCCTGGTCGCGCTGTTCATGATCGCGCCCATCGCCCTCTCGGTGGTGGCCGGGCTGGTCAACAACTACAGCGTGGGCCTGAAAAGCGGGCTCACGCTGCGCTGGCTGGGCGAGGTGTGGGAGAACTACGGCGGCACGGTGGGCTGGTCCCTGGTGCTCGCGCTGCTGTGCGTGCTGGGCAACCTGTTGCTGGGCGTGCCCTGCGCCTATGCCCTGGCGCGCAGCCGCTCCCGCTGGGCCCGGCTGTTCGAAGAACTGCTCACCCTGCCTGTCGCCGTGCCGGGACTGGCCAGCGCGCTGGCGCTCATCCTCGCCTACGGGCAGCTTTCGGGCTTTCGCCAGAGCTTCGCCTTCATCCTGGTGGGGCACATGGTGTTCACGCTGCCCTTCATGGTGCGCACCGTGGGATCGGCATTCCAGAAGAACGAACTGCGCTCGCTCGAAGAGGCCGCGCGCTCGCTGGGCGCCAGCTTCGCGCAGCGCTTTCTGGGCGTGCTGGTGCCGGCCGTGCTGCCGGCCATCGTGGCGGGCAGCCTGATGGTGTTCACGCTCTCGGTGGGCGAATTCAATCTCACCTGGATGCTGCACACCCCGCTCACCCGCACGCTGCCCGTGGGGCTGGCCGACAGCTATGCATCGATGCGCATCGAGATCGGCTCGGCCTACACGCTGGTCTTTCTGATCGTCATTCTTCCCATGCTGTGGGGCCTGCAGGCCATCGGCACCTTCATCGAGAAACACCATGGAACTTGAACGCACGCGCGTGGACGTGGTCCAGTGCGCCAAAACCTATGCCGACGGTACCCGCGGCCTGCAGCCCACCGACCTGACCGTGGAGCCCGGCGAGGTGATGGCCCTGCTCGGACCGTCGGGCTGCGGCAAGACCACGCTGCTGCGCCTGATCGCCGGGCTGGAGGCCCCAGATGCGGGCAGCCGCATCGCTTTCGGAAACACCGACGTGACCCGCATGCCGATCGAGCAGCGCGGCGTGGGCATGGTGTTCCAGCACTACGCGCTTTTTCCGCAAATGACGGTGGAGTCCAACATCGGCTATGGCCTCAAGATCCGCGGCGTGGCCGAAAGCGAGCGCCGCCGCACCGTGGGCGAACTCGTCGATCTGGTGCGCCTGGGCGGCCTGGAGAAAAAACGCCCGGCCGAACTCTCTGGCGGCCAGCGCCAGCGGGTGGCCCTGGCCCGCGCCGTGGCCGCGCGGCCGCGCGTGCTGCTGCTGGACGAACCGCTCACCGCGCTGGATGCCAAGCTCAAGGAATCGCTGCGCGACGAACTGGCCGACCTGCTGCGCCGCCTGCACATCACGGCGATCCACGTCACCCACGACCAGCAGGAAGCCCTGGCCATTGCCGACCGCCTGGCCGTGATGCATGCCGGCCGCATCGTGCAGGTGGGCGACGGCGAGGCGCTCTACCGCACGCCCAGCCACCCGTTCGTGGCCACGTTCCTGGGCCGGGTGAACCGCATCGTGCCGGCCGTGGACCCCAGCGCAGCGCGGGGACTGCCGCACCTCACGGCGCTGCAGGCCTGCGACGCCCTTTCGGCTTCGGCCGACGCGCTGCTCGTGCGACCCGAGGACGTCGAGGTGGGCCCGACCCTGCCCGACTGGGGCAGCGCCGCCGTGACGCGCCGCAGTTTCCTGGGCGACCGCGTGCAGCTCACGCTGGCCGTTTCGGGGCATGCGCCCCTCCTGGCCGATGTGCACCGCGACCATCCCGCACGCGAAGGCGAGCAGGTAGGCTTTCGCATCGCCACGCACCGCCTGCTGTCCGTCACCGAAAGCCTCAGCGCATGACCCGCATGAACACCACCACCCTGCTCCTGCAGCTCTCCGACCTGCACATCCGCGAGCCCGGCCGACTGGCCTATGGCCGGCTGGACACCGCTCCCTACCTGCGCCAGGCCGTGGACACGGTGCTGCGCATGCCGCAGCGCCCGGATGCCGTCGTGGTCACCGGCGACCTGACCGACTTCGGCCGGCCTGCGGAATACGGCCACCTGCGCGAACTGCTGGCGCCGCTCGGGGCCATGCCGCTCTACCTGCTGCCCGGCAACCACGACGACCGCGAGCAACTGCGCGCCAGCTTTCCCGAGCACGCCTACCTGGGCGAAGAAGGCTTCGTGCAATACAGCGTGCCGGTGGGCGGGCTGCAGCTCATCGCGCTCGATACCGTGGTGCCCGGCGCCAGCGAAGGCGGCCTGTGCGAGGCACGGCTCGCCTGGCTGGAGCGCCAACTGGAAGCGCACCGCGGCAGGCCCGTGGTCATCGCCATGCACCACCCGCCGTTTCGCACGCTCATCGGCCACATGGACGCCATCGGCCTGCTGGAAGGCGCCGAAGCGCTGGAGGCCATCGTGGCGCGGCACGCCAACGTGGAGCGGGTGGTCTGCGGCCACCTGCACCGCGCCATCCAGGTGCGCTTCGGGGGGACGCTGGCAGCGACCGTGCCATCGCCCGCGCACCAGGTGTGCCTGGACCTGGCGCCCGACGCCGCCTCGGCCTGGACGCTGGAGCCGCCGGGCTTTGCGGTGCATGCGCTGCCGCAGGACGGGCGGCTGGTCAGCCACATCGCGGCCAGCGGGACGTATCCCGGGCCGTATCCGTTCCATGAGGCGGGGCAACTCATCGATTGAGGATCTCGTCCACCGAAACCCATTCGCCGCGATGGGGCCGCTCGGCACGGCTTCGCTCATCGGCTCCTCGGAAAAATCTCTGCCATGGAGTAGCCCTCGATCGTGGTCAGATGCTCCACGCCGTTGCGCATGCGGGCTTTGATGTCGCTGATCGATGCCGCCAGTTCACTGAATTTCGTTCCAGGGTTCATGGCCGCCGCATCGCGCCACTGCTTGAACTGCCGAAGATCCAGCCGGGCGCTCACCGTTTCGTCGGCCAGTTGTTCCACCAGATCGCCATGGCCTTGAAGCAGTTCATCTCTACTCGCCAGCACCTGCTCCAGGTTTTGGATCTTTCTGCCCATCGCCTGGACGTTTTCGAGGAGCTCCAGCACGCCACTGACGTGATATGTCATGTTCATGGTGCGGAGCGACAACAGGGCCTGCGCCGTTTCGTGGCGCTTTTCGTCTGCCGCTCTCTGTGCCAGCGCGGCGGCTGATTCGGCAGCCGCCGTGCTGGCAACATGTGTGGGGGAAGCTGGCGCGGAGCCCTCGGTCGAAGAAGCGCTGGCCACCGGCTGGGTCGATGCGTTCGCTTCACCGACACGGGGGCTGGCAGCCGATTTCGGCGGTTCGGACTGGATGGACGCCACGCTCGCCTCCACCTCGACTTCGATCTCCACGCTCTCCTTCGTTTCCGTTTCCGTCGCTGCTTCTGTTTCCGTGTCCATTGCCAGATCCGCATCCCAATCCGACAGCGCGTCCATGAAGACGTCCGTATCCGAGTCAGCGTCCGATTCAGGGGTCCCCGCCAGTCGCGCCTGCATGGCGCTCACCGCGGCCTCCGCTTCCTGGAACACCGCCTCCAGGTTCACCGATGCGGCCTGGGCCCACTGGTTGTAGCGCTCCCGTTGCTCGTGGCCGTCCAACTGGTTGATCTCCTTGCGCAGTTCTGCCTGCGCACCGAGCGCAGCGTCTCTGAACCGCAGCATGTCTTGCAGATTCCGAATCTGGGCCTGCACCGCCGCGAGGTTGTCCGTCACCGACTTCTGCGCATCGTCGACATACCCTTTCGGCTCGCCCCACATCTTGAGAATTCCTTGCGCCGCCCGATCGTGCTGATGAAGGACCGCGTCCAGGGACTTTGCCACGGTGGCGGCGGAAGTCTTCGACACGTCCCCGGTGCCAGCCGGCGATGACTGGATGCGGATGCCCACGTTCGATCGGGGACGGTTCACGTGGGAGGCCGCATGCGTCGGTGGCGCCCCGGCGTCCCCGGTGGATGTGCGTGGATGCCCAGCCCTGCCTTGCAGCGCGAGCGCAGTCTGCGGCATGGAACTCGACCTTGCCGCCGGGACGGCTTGCTTTCCGCGTTCGGCAACGGAGGGGGCAACGCGCGGCGGAGACGTGATTTCTTTGAGGTGGACCATGGCTTCTCCCTTGAATGCTTTAATGGAAGGGCCGAGGGTAGGAACGGGCCTTACCCACCGCGCCGCAGCGCCCGAAGCCCTTGCCCGGCGCGCAAAACCCGGGCCATCCCGTGCCATCCAGGCCACCCGGCACACCGATCCGACCCGCCCAGGCCCGTGGTTGCTGGCGGGCTGCTATGGATTCAGGAGTATGCTGTCACTCCCGGAACGGCAGGCAGGCCAGGAGCCCTGTGCCCCGCCCCCGGGTGAAGCATCCGATCCCTTTCATGAAGCACCTGTTGAATCTGCTGGCCGCCGTGGCACTGCTGGTCTGGGGCACCCACCTGGTGCGCACGGGCGTGCTGCGTGTGTTCGGCGCCAACCTGCGCACCATGCTCGCCCGCAGCATGGGCAACCGCTTCACGGCAGCGCTGTCGGGCATCGGCGTGACGGCCCTGGTGCAGTCCAGCACGGCCACCTCGCTCATGACCTCGTCGTTCGTGGGCCAGGGGCTCATCACCCTGCCCGCCGCGCTGGCGGTGATGCGCGGGGCCGACGTGGGAACTGCCCTCATGTCGGTGCTGTTCTCCACCGACCTGTCGTGGCTGTCCCCCCTCTTCATCTTCGTGGGCGTGGTGTTGTTCATCACCCGCCAGTCCAGCTCGGCCGGGCGCGTGGGGCGCGTGCTCATCGGGCTGGGGCTGATGCTGCTGGCGCTCGAAATGGTCGTGCAGGCCAGCGGCCCCATGCTGGCTTCCCCCATCATCAAGGCCATGCTCGGCTCGCTCAACAGCGACATCGTGATGGAGATCGTCATGGGCGCGGTGCTGGCCGTGATCGCGTACTCCAGCCTGGCCATCGTGCTGCTCATCTCGGCCATGGCGGCCTCGCACGTGGTGCCGCTGGACGTGGCCCTGGGCCTGGTGCTGGGGGCCAACCTGGGCAGCGGCCTGCTGGCCGTGCTGACCACGGCCAAATCGGCCGTGGAGGTGCGGCAGGTGACCGTGGGCAACCTCGTCTTCAAGCTGATGGGCGTGGCGCTGGTGGCCCCGTTCGCGGGGCTTTGGCTGCGCTACGTACAGCCCCACATGCCGGGCACGGCACAGGGGGTGGTGCTGTTCCATCTGGGCTTCAACGTGGTCATCAGCCTGGGGTTCATCGCCTTCACGCAATGGGTGGCCACCTGGGTGACCCGGCTGCTGCCAAAGCCCGTGGGCGCGCAGAGCCTGCGGCCCCACCACCTGGACCCTTCGGCCCTGTCCACCCCGTCGCTGGCCATTTCCTGCGCCGCCCGCGAGGCGCTGCACCAGGCCGACGTGGTGGAGACCATGCTGCTGGGTGTGCTCGATGTGATCAAGAAGAATGATGTGCAACTGGCCGAACGCCTGCGCAAGATGGATGACGAGGTGGACGAGCTGTATTCGTCCATCAAGTACTACCTGACCAAGATCTCCCGCGAGGCGCTGGGCGAGGACGAGAGCCGGCGCTGGACCGACATCATCAGCTTCACCATCAACATGGAGCAGATCGGCGACATCATCGAACGCGTGCTGCTGGACATCGAAGACAAGAAGATCAAAAAGGGCCGCCAGTTCTCCGACGCCGGCATGGCCGAGATCACGGAGTTGCACGAGCGCCTGATCAACAACCTGCGCCTGGGAATGAGCGTGTTCCTCAACGGCACGGTGCGCGACGCGCAGAAGCTGCTCGAAGAAAAAGCGCGCTTTCGCGACCTGGAGCGCGCCTACGCCGCCACCCACCTGGTGCGCCTGGCGGACAAGACGGTGCAGAGCATGGAAACCAGCTCGCTGCACATCGACCTGATCAGCGAACTCAAGCGCATCAACTCGCACATCTGCTCGATCGCCTATCCCATCCTGGACTCGGCCGGTGCCTTGGCGCCCAGCCGCCTGCGCTCGGCCACCGGCGCGGCGCAGGACGCCACGATCGGAAAATGACGGGCTTGCCGCCCACGCACGCGCCCCTTCCGAGTGCCGCGCCATTGGCGCAGCCCGACCCCTTGCCGAAAGCCCCGCCTGTGACCTCCCCTGCCCTGCCCGACCGCGCCTTCGAACCCGACGTCGTCATTTATCACAACCCGGAATGCGGCACCTCGCGCAACGTGCTGGCGCTGATCCGTGCGAGCGGCATCGAGCCGCATGTGGTCGAGTACCTGAAGACCCCGCCTTCGCGTGCCATGCTGGCATGGCTGGTCACGCGGGCAGGCGTGCCGGCGCGCGACATGCTGCGCGAGAAACACCCACTGCATGCCGAACTGGGACTCGCCGATCCGGCCCTGGACGACACCCGGTTGCTCGATGCCATGGCCGCCCACCCCGCACTCATCAACCGACCCATCGTGGTATCGCCGCGGGGCGTGCGCCTGTGCCGGCCCGCCGAACGGGTGGCGGATCTTCTGCCCGCCCGCTAGCGAAGCGGTGGGCCCGGTGCCCGCCCGTGCGCCCATCGGATGGGGTCAGTCCATCTGCTCGACGATCAGGGTCGCGCCCGCCCCGCCGTCCAAGGTCACCGAGCCCAACATCCCATAGAACTGGGCCTGCAAGGTGGAGCCCGCGATCAGCGTCACGATGGTCTCGCCGAGATACCGGTTCGTCGA
This region of Acidovorax sp. GBBC 1281 genomic DNA includes:
- a CDS encoding ABC transporter permease encodes the protein MGHGGSAPSRPVLLACAAPAVAFFAAFWLLPVALLLALPAAKGWDTYFAVLTHARYLQSLLQTLGLSLAVTLATLVLGALVGITLARQRFHVRALLLSLLTLPLSFPGVIVGFFMILLGGRQGLVADLSEALGAGRTTFAYGLTGLFLAYLYFSLPRAIATYTAAAGSMDAQLEEAARSLGASRWRVARDVWVPELAATTLACGAIVFATAMGAFGTAFTLSAKFEVLPITIYNEFTNYANFALAASLSITLGLITWMVLWVSRRVSGTTAF
- a CDS encoding Na/Pi cotransporter family protein — protein: MKHLLNLLAAVALLVWGTHLVRTGVLRVFGANLRTMLARSMGNRFTAALSGIGVTALVQSSTATSLMTSSFVGQGLITLPAALAVMRGADVGTALMSVLFSTDLSWLSPLFIFVGVVLFITRQSSSAGRVGRVLIGLGLMLLALEMVVQASGPMLASPIIKAMLGSLNSDIVMEIVMGAVLAVIAYSSLAIVLLISAMAASHVVPLDVALGLVLGANLGSGLLAVLTTAKSAVEVRQVTVGNLVFKLMGVALVAPFAGLWLRYVQPHMPGTAQGVVLFHLGFNVVISLGFIAFTQWVATWVTRLLPKPVGAQSLRPHHLDPSALSTPSLAISCAAREALHQADVVETMLLGVLDVIKKNDVQLAERLRKMDDEVDELYSSIKYYLTKISREALGEDESRRWTDIISFTINMEQIGDIIERVLLDIEDKKIKKGRQFSDAGMAEITELHERLINNLRLGMSVFLNGTVRDAQKLLEEKARFRDLERAYAATHLVRLADKTVQSMETSSLHIDLISELKRINSHICSIAYPILDSAGALAPSRLRSATGAAQDATIGK
- the arsC gene encoding arsenate reductase (glutaredoxin) (This arsenate reductase requires both glutathione and glutaredoxin to convert arsenate to arsenite, after which the efflux transporter formed by ArsA and ArsB can extrude the arsenite from the cell, providing resistance.), whose translation is MTSPALPDRAFEPDVVIYHNPECGTSRNVLALIRASGIEPHVVEYLKTPPSRAMLAWLVTRAGVPARDMLREKHPLHAELGLADPALDDTRLLDAMAAHPALINRPIVVSPRGVRLCRPAERVADLLPAR
- a CDS encoding ABC transporter permease, whose translation is MRNARQAPALLMALTALVALFMIAPIALSVVAGLVNNYSVGLKSGLTLRWLGEVWENYGGTVGWSLVLALLCVLGNLLLGVPCAYALARSRSRWARLFEELLTLPVAVPGLASALALILAYGQLSGFRQSFAFILVGHMVFTLPFMVRTVGSAFQKNELRSLEEAARSLGASFAQRFLGVLVPAVLPAIVAGSLMVFTLSVGEFNLTWMLHTPLTRTLPVGLADSYASMRIEIGSAYTLVFLIVILPMLWGLQAIGTFIEKHHGT
- a CDS encoding ABC transporter ATP-binding protein → MELERTRVDVVQCAKTYADGTRGLQPTDLTVEPGEVMALLGPSGCGKTTLLRLIAGLEAPDAGSRIAFGNTDVTRMPIEQRGVGMVFQHYALFPQMTVESNIGYGLKIRGVAESERRRTVGELVDLVRLGGLEKKRPAELSGGQRQRVALARAVAARPRVLLLDEPLTALDAKLKESLRDELADLLRRLHITAIHVTHDQQEALAIADRLAVMHAGRIVQVGDGEALYRTPSHPFVATFLGRVNRIVPAVDPSAARGLPHLTALQACDALSASADALLVRPEDVEVGPTLPDWGSAAVTRRSFLGDRVQLTLAVSGHAPLLADVHRDHPAREGEQVGFRIATHRLLSVTESLSA
- a CDS encoding phosphodiesterase; its protein translation is MTRMNTTTLLLQLSDLHIREPGRLAYGRLDTAPYLRQAVDTVLRMPQRPDAVVVTGDLTDFGRPAEYGHLRELLAPLGAMPLYLLPGNHDDREQLRASFPEHAYLGEEGFVQYSVPVGGLQLIALDTVVPGASEGGLCEARLAWLERQLEAHRGRPVVIAMHHPPFRTLIGHMDAIGLLEGAEALEAIVARHANVERVVCGHLHRAIQVRFGGTLAATVPSPAHQVCLDLAPDAASAWTLEPPGFAVHALPQDGRLVSHIAASGTYPGPYPFHEAGQLID
- a CDS encoding ABC transporter substrate-binding protein encodes the protein MKHTLQTLIRTTVLAFGLASGAAAMAQTAICYNCPPEWADWGSQLKAIKARTGVTVPPDNKNSGQALAQMVAERASPVADVTYLGVTFAIQAQKDGVVGTYQPAGWKDIPEGLKDPAGHWFTIHSGTLGFMVNVDALKGKPVPKSWADLLKPDYKGLIGYLDPASAFVGYVGAVAVNQARGGSMDNFAPGIDYFKALQKNEPIVPKQTAYARVLSGEIAILLDYDFNAYRAKYKDQANVQFVIPAEGTVVVPYVMSLVANAPHAADARKVLDFVLSDEGQALWANAYLRPVRANAMPKEVQARFLPASDYARAKTVDYGRMAAAQKAFSDRYLKEVQ